A portion of the Enterobacter sp. SA187 genome contains these proteins:
- the mdcA gene encoding malonate decarboxylase subunit alpha produces the protein MLSGQTPARVWNTRRTEKQRRLASVPVEGKVLPTDDLVAMLEKLIAPGDKVVLEGNNQKQADFLSRSLAQVSPQKVHDLHMIMPSVGRSEHLDIFEKGIARKLDFSFSGTQSLRISQLLEDGQLEIGAIHTYIELYSRLYVDLSPNVALIAGYKADRKGNLYTGPSTEDTPALVEAAAFRDGIVIAQVNELVDDECDLPRVDIPGSWIDYVVVADKPFFIEPLFTRDPRLIKQEHILMAMMAIKGIYAEHQVQSLNHGIGFNTAAIELLLPTYGEQLGLKGKICKHWTLNPHPTLIPAIESGWVESVHCFGGELGMEEYIRARPDIFFTGADGSMRSNRAFCQLAGQYAVDMFIGSTLQVDGFANSSTVTRGRLSGFGGAPNMGHDPHGRRHATPAWLNMITEPDPMQRGKKLVVQMVETFQAGSKPTFVEKLDAIDVAKASGMPLAPVMIYGDDVTHVLTEEGIAYLYRAESMEERRAMVAAVAGITDIGLGVDAKRVADLRRSGKVVYPEDIGIRRTDATRSLLAAGSVADLVEWSDGLYNPPAKFRSW, from the coding sequence ATGTTATCTGGGCAAACGCCTGCACGGGTATGGAACACACGACGTACCGAGAAACAGCGTCGTCTGGCTTCTGTCCCGGTAGAAGGCAAAGTGCTGCCGACCGACGACCTGGTCGCCATGCTGGAAAAACTTATCGCACCCGGCGACAAAGTGGTGCTGGAAGGCAATAACCAAAAACAGGCGGATTTTCTTTCCCGCTCCCTTGCGCAAGTCAGCCCGCAAAAAGTGCACGATCTGCACATGATCATGCCAAGCGTTGGCCGCAGCGAACACCTCGATATTTTTGAAAAGGGCATCGCCCGTAAGCTCGACTTCTCGTTCTCCGGTACGCAAAGCCTGCGCATTTCGCAGCTGCTGGAAGACGGTCAACTGGAAATCGGCGCGATCCACACTTACATCGAACTCTATTCCCGTCTTTATGTCGATCTGTCGCCGAACGTCGCGCTGATCGCCGGCTACAAAGCTGACCGCAAAGGTAACCTTTACACCGGGCCGAGCACTGAAGACACTCCTGCGCTGGTCGAAGCCGCAGCGTTCCGTGACGGCATCGTCATCGCCCAGGTTAACGAACTGGTGGATGACGAATGCGATTTACCGCGTGTCGACATCCCCGGCTCCTGGATCGACTACGTGGTGGTAGCGGACAAACCGTTCTTTATCGAACCGCTATTTACCCGCGATCCGCGCCTCATCAAACAGGAACACATCCTGATGGCGATGATGGCGATCAAAGGCATTTACGCCGAACACCAGGTGCAGTCGCTGAACCACGGTATCGGCTTTAATACCGCTGCCATCGAACTGCTGCTGCCCACCTACGGCGAACAGCTGGGGCTGAAAGGCAAAATCTGTAAACACTGGACGCTGAACCCGCACCCGACGCTGATCCCGGCGATCGAAAGCGGTTGGGTGGAGAGTGTGCACTGCTTCGGTGGTGAACTGGGGATGGAAGAGTATATCCGCGCCCGTCCGGACATTTTCTTTACCGGCGCCGACGGCTCCATGCGCTCCAACCGCGCGTTCTGCCAGCTGGCAGGGCAGTACGCGGTGGATATGTTTATCGGTTCGACCTTACAGGTTGATGGTTTCGCCAACTCCTCGACCGTAACCCGCGGTCGTCTGTCCGGCTTCGGCGGCGCGCCAAACATGGGGCACGATCCGCACGGTCGGCGTCATGCCACCCCGGCGTGGCTCAACATGATCACTGAACCCGACCCAATGCAGCGCGGTAAAAAACTGGTGGTGCAGATGGTGGAAACCTTCCAGGCAGGGTCAAAACCGACCTTCGTGGAAAAACTCGATGCCATCGACGTGGCGAAAGCTTCCGGCATGCCACTCGCCCCGGTCATGATTTATGGCGATGACGTGACGCACGTACTGACGGAAGAAGGTATCGCTTACCTCTACCGTGCCGAAAGCATGGAAGAGCGTCGCGCGATGGTCGCCGCCGTTGCCGGGATCACCGATATCGGTCTTGGCGTGGACGCGAAACGCGTCGCCGACCTGCGCCGCAGCGGCAAAGTGGTTTATCCGGAAGATATTGGCATTCGCCGCACCGACGCCACCCGTTCGTTGCTGGCCGCCGGTAGCGTGGCGGATCTGGTGGAATGGTCTGACGGTCTTTATAACCCGCCTGCAAAATTCCGGAGCTGGTAA